The nucleotide window AATCAAGAAGTTATAATATATTATCTTACAAAAAATGGAAAAGATGCTTCATCTCATAGTCATAGGGAAATTGAATATAAAAAAATCTCTTTTGAAAAACATATTTTACAATGGATAGAAAATTGTCAAAAAGAGGTTCGAAATATTACAAATTTAAATGAAGCTTTTGAGAATTATAAAGATATTGTAAAAAAAATTACAAATAAATATGAAGGAAGAGTAATGTCCTTAAAAAATGAATTATTGAAAAATGAAGAATATTTTGAATTAGCTAAAGAAATTAGTGAAGCATTTCAAGAAGCAAAAAATGAAAAAATAAATGAATTTAAAAATAAACAAATAAATTTAATTATTGAAATTGTAAAAGAAAAAAATTTACAATATGTTAGTTATTTACCAAAAAATTGGACTGCTATTGATATTTTGTCAGAATTATCACTGAGAATCATAGCTAATGAAAATGATTATCTAATTCAAATTTTTGATAAAGAAGGTTATGGACAAGATGTTGATAAATTAAAAAAAGAAGTTATATTAGAAAAATTAATTAATATTGATAATAAATTTAAAAGTGCTTATTCAAAAGTATATGGTCAAATGCAAATCAACTATCAAGATACAGATAAAGAAAAATTGGATGTTTTACTTTCTAAACTGATAAATTTAAAAGACGAAATTTAATATGCCACTATCTAAATCCCAATACATCAGAGGACTTCAATGCCACAAGTCTCTTTGGCTTTATAAAAATAAACCTGAACTTAGAGATACTCCAAATCAAGCTCAAGAATCATTATTTAACACAGGTTTTGATGTAGGAGATTTAGCAAAACAACTATTTCCAAATGGTATTGAAATAGAGTTTGATTCATCAAATTTCGATGGAATGATTACTAAAACAAAAGAGCTAATTAATAATGGTTGTGAAGTGATATATGAAGCAACATTTAAAGAAAATGGTATTTTTGCAATGGCAGATATACTTGTAAAAAATGCTGATAGTTGGGATATATATGAAGTAAAAGCAAGTACCAATGTAAAAGAATATCATCTAAATGATGCTTCTGTTCAATGGTATTGTTTAAGTAAATCAATTAAACTAAATAAAGTATATATAGTTCATATAAACAATAGCTATGAAAGAAATGGAACTTTAGATATTAAAAATCTTTTTTCAATTGTTGATATAACAGAAGAAGTACAAAATAGACAATATCAAATACCATTTAATATTGAACAAATGGATTTAATGCTTAAGGATGATATACCAAATATAGATATAGGAACTCATTGTAGTAATCCATATTCTTGTGATTTTGAAAGCCATTGTTGGAAACATATTTCATATCCATCAGTTTTTAATCTTTATTGGATGAATAGTTCTAAAAAATTTGAGATGTATTACAAAGGAATAATAAATTATGAAGATATTCCTTTTGATTTTGCACTAAATACAACTCAAAAACTTCAAGTTGAAACTTCTAAATCAAATGAACCATATATAGACAAATCTATAATAAAAGATTTTATAGAAACTGTTAAATTTCCTATTAATTTTTTTGATTTTGAAACATTTCAAAATGCAATTCCAAGATTTGATGGTCAGCGACCATATATGCAAATACCTTTTCAATATTCGCTTCATATTTTGCACGAAGATGGAACATTAGAACATAAAGAATTTTTAGGTGATGAAAATAGTGACCCAAGAGATGCTTTGATAAATCAAATGTTAAATGATATAACTCCAAATGGAAGTATTATGGCTTATAATCAAGCTTTTGAAATAACTAGGATTAAAGAATTAGCTAATTATAATATTGAAAAAAAAGATGAACTTTTAACTTTAGTTGATAGATTTGTAGATTTAATAGTTCCATTTAGAGGAAGAGGATATTATCATCCAAATTTTAATGGAAGTTTTTCTATAAAATCAGTTCTTCCTGCAATGTTTCCAAATAATGATGAATTGAATTATAAAAAATTAGGCTCAATTCAAAATGGTGGAGATGCTATGGATACTTTTGCAAATCTTTATTTACTAAAAGATAAATCAAAAAGAGACGAAATTAGAAAAGATTTATTAGCTTATTGTCATTTGGATACATTGGCAATGGTTAAGATTTTTGAGAAATTAAAAGAAATTATTAAAAACTAGACATAATATTGTCTAGTTAATAACTTATTATTCTTTTATATGTTAGTTGACAAATAAAGGAGTAGTTTGTGAATAATATTTGCTGTATGACATTAATAATGATTTTTATAATAATTTTTTTTATAGGTCTTAGAAAATATTATAAGAAAAATGAAGAAATAAACCAAAAAGTTAAAATTATTGGAATAGGTGGAGGAGGTTCTAATATTGTCGAATATTTATCAACAACATATTCTGATAATTATGATGCACTTATTATAAATAGTGATAAAAAAGCTTTAGAATCAAAAAAAGTTGATAAAAAGATTTTATTACAAAAAGATAATAATTATGGCTGTGGTTCTAATATAGTTTGTGGATATACTCTTATAACTTCTGATGTAATTTCTAAAATTAAATATTTTATAGTAAGAAATAAAGAAATTTATATTTTTGTAACTTTAGGTGGTGGTTGTGGTACAGGCTCATTAAAAGCTATTGCTCAAGAATTTAAAAATACTAATTATCAATTAAATTTTATTTTAACTACACCATTTAAATGGGAAGGTACTAAAAAAAATGAAAGAGCAAATGAAGTAGTTAAAGTACTTAAAAATGATTTCAAGAATGTTTATATTTATTCAAATGATGATTTATTAACTTACGGTAATTTGGGAATTAATGACTGTTTCAGAATTCAAAATGAAAATTTTAATAAATTAGTTTTAGAATCAGAAGAGAGAAATTATGATTTATAAAATAATAGAAGATGATTATACATTTGAACAAATAGAATCAATTCAAGATATTGAGGAGTTAGAAAAAAAGTATAACTTAAATATAAGTATTGAAGATAAAACATATCCAGAGCTTTATCCTGAAATAGGTTTGAATACAAGTTATAAAGTGTATAAAAATGATAAATTAATAGCTTTTTCTGGTTTCCAATTTTATTATTATAGTATTGCAGCTTTAACACCTTTTGATATTGTAAAAATTTGTAAATTTAAAATAAAACATTTTCCAAAACAATATGAATCTGATTTAGATTTGTTGAAATTTGGAGATATAGGAAGTATTTGGTATCTTACTGAAATTAAGTGGCGTTCATCTCTTACAATTGGAAATAAATGTCATTATTTAGAAGAAGAAAAATTTAAAGAGATATTTTTATCTCAAGATTTTAATAAAAAGAATTACAAAGATTTAATAAAACTTTTAAAATATAGTGAAAAAATTAGAACACCTATTGCTGAATGTATGTATGAATATGTTCGGCTTAATAATTTTCCTATATCATCATATAAAAGATGTGAAAAGTTATTATCAAAATATGCAGATTATTTTGAAGAATTATTCATTTTATTTGTCACAAAAGATGCTTGTATTAGTTTATCAAAAAAAGAACAAAATTATAAAATAATAGATACATTAACAACTTTAGGTTTAAAAGGATATTGGGAGCAAAAAGAAGAAGATAATTATGAAACATATTATTTGTATGAAAAAGAATTAAAAATATCTAAAGAAAATTTCTTGATTTTATGCTCTTTAACTGAAAAATGTACATTGACTATAGAAATTAAATATAAAGTTATAACTATTAATTCTTTTAAACATTATAGTTTAACTAGAAAAAATTTATAATACTAAATATTTATAAAAAGGGTTTAGATGCCAAAAGTTGTTCAAAAACAAAATGATAATACCAAATATAATAGAATAAATCAAATCTATGAAATGTTAAAAAATAATACTAATGGTATGACTATAAAAGAACTATCAGAAGAATTAGATGTTAGTACAAAAACAATACAAAGAGATTTATATGAAGTATTAAGTGATTTTGGAGCTATAAAAGAGGGAAGAACTTGGAAAATAGACCCAAAATTAAAAGAAGATAATTTAGCATCAAATGAAAAAATGATTTTAGGTATCTTAGATGAAATGGCAAAAGGTGCAGGGGGAATATTTTATTCTAAAGCTCACTCTTTACTATCACAAGTTACTCAACAACTTGAACACCCAATTTTTGCAAATATTAATGGTGAATATCTAGAAGAAAAAAATATTGCTTTGTTTGAAGAAATTGAGAAATCTATTAAACAAAAAGTTGAAATACAATTTGATTATGAAAATTATAACTTTCATGTAAAACCTCTTAAATTAGCCTTCTTTGATGGATTTTGGTATCTTCTTGCACTTCATATTAAAAAAGATAAAGAAACATTTAAAAAATATCATCTAAAAACAATTAAAAATATCCAAACCTTAGATAAAAATTTTGAAATTCCCCAAATTGTAGAAGATAGATTAAGATATGCAAACTCTGTTTGGTTTAACCTTGATGAGCAATTTGTAATTAGATTGTTTATAGATAAAAGCATTAGAAAATACTTTGAAAGAAAACCATTAAGAGGACAAACAATAATTGGTGAAGATAGAGATGGCTCAATAGAAATAGAAATAAAGCTCACACATGAAATGGAAATAATACCTTTGATTCTTTGGTATATACCATATATAAAAGTACTTGAACCACAATGGTTAGCTAATGATGTGAAAGAAAGAGTTCAAGAGTATTTAAAAGAGATTTGAAAAATACTTTTATATAAATTTTTTTGATGACATTATCAGGTGTAGCAAGTATAATCATTATAGACTATCATGGAAAATTTAAGAATAAATCCAAGATAGTTTAGTATTAATTTTAGCTATATTTGTTCTTTGTTTTTAGATATCAAAATATTTAGAATTAATTTTTTAATATATAAATATCTATACATAGCTAGATATAAGCTAGAAAAATTATAAAATTTTTTCTCCCCTTAAACCTTTTCTCATAGCTTCAATTACCTTATTATCGGCTTTTGTATTTGTAAAATATTCAAATGCTAAAACCCCTTGATGGAGTAGCATATCTTCCCCATCTTTAATTTCACAATTATTTTCACGTGCAAGAGCTAAAAAAGGAGTGATTTTTCCATAAACACAATCAAAAGCAAAAGAGGCATTTTTTAGTATTGGTTCAAGAAGCT belongs to Arcobacter defluvii and includes:
- a CDS encoding DUF2779 domain-containing protein; this translates as MPLSKSQYIRGLQCHKSLWLYKNKPELRDTPNQAQESLFNTGFDVGDLAKQLFPNGIEIEFDSSNFDGMITKTKELINNGCEVIYEATFKENGIFAMADILVKNADSWDIYEVKASTNVKEYHLNDASVQWYCLSKSIKLNKVYIVHINNSYERNGTLDIKNLFSIVDITEEVQNRQYQIPFNIEQMDLMLKDDIPNIDIGTHCSNPYSCDFESHCWKHISYPSVFNLYWMNSSKKFEMYYKGIINYEDIPFDFALNTTQKLQVETSKSNEPYIDKSIIKDFIETVKFPINFFDFETFQNAIPRFDGQRPYMQIPFQYSLHILHEDGTLEHKEFLGDENSDPRDALINQMLNDITPNGSIMAYNQAFEITRIKELANYNIEKKDELLTLVDRFVDLIVPFRGRGYYHPNFNGSFSIKSVLPAMFPNNDELNYKKLGSIQNGGDAMDTFANLYLLKDKSKRDEIRKDLLAYCHLDTLAMVKIFEKLKEIIKN
- a CDS encoding helix-turn-helix transcriptional regulator, encoding MPKVVQKQNDNTKYNRINQIYEMLKNNTNGMTIKELSEELDVSTKTIQRDLYEVLSDFGAIKEGRTWKIDPKLKEDNLASNEKMILGILDEMAKGAGGIFYSKAHSLLSQVTQQLEHPIFANINGEYLEEKNIALFEEIEKSIKQKVEIQFDYENYNFHVKPLKLAFFDGFWYLLALHIKKDKETFKKYHLKTIKNIQTLDKNFEIPQIVEDRLRYANSVWFNLDEQFVIRLFIDKSIRKYFERKPLRGQTIIGEDRDGSIEIEIKLTHEMEIIPLILWYIPYIKVLEPQWLANDVKERVQEYLKEI
- a CDS encoding PD-(D/E)XK nuclease family protein → MLDEKYINFFEKIRLFKEEQKKQKQRGLNDYNMVNVVRKENAEVGMHSNVIYSLIDPDGLHYQDDLFLQIFIKDVLEINDFGNILSVQAEESTNENRRVDFTIKSSNYYIGIEMKVDASDLENQISHYYDDLKEKASKDSNQEVIIYYLTKNGKDASSHSHREIEYKKISFEKHILQWIENCQKEVRNITNLNEAFENYKDIVKKITNKYEGRVMSLKNELLKNEEYFELAKEISEAFQEAKNEKINEFKNKQINLIIEIVKEKNLQYVSYLPKNWTAIDILSELSLRIIANENDYLIQIFDKEGYGQDVDKLKKEVILEKLINIDNKFKSAYSKVYGQMQINYQDTDKEKLDVLLSKLINLKDEI